Genomic segment of Terriglobia bacterium:
CGATACCATTGAGATCGCGGGCATGACACTGGAGTTTCTCGGGGTGACCCACAGCGTGGCTGACGCGGTGGGGGTAGCCCTGACAACCCCCCTGGGCACTATTGTCCACACGGGTGATTTTAAATTTGACCAGTCGCCTCCGGACCAGCAGCTGAGCGACTATGCCCGCCTGTCCTCGCTTGGGGATCAAGGCGTCCTGGCACTGTTTTCCGACAGCACCAACAGCGAGAGGCCGGGGTACACCCCATCGGAAAGCCATGTCCGCCAAAACCTGGAACAGATCTTTCACATCACCCCGGGGAAGATCATCGTGGCCTGCTTTGCTTCCAGCAGCCACAGGATCCAGATCATCCTGGATCTGGCGCAGGATTTCGGCCGCAAGGTCGTTCCCGTCGGTCGCAGCATGGTCCAAAATGTGGCGATCTCCCGCGAACTCGGTTATCTCAGCGTCCCGCCGGATCTCCTGCTCAGTACCCAGGAAGCACAGCACCTTCCGCCCGAGGAGCTCGTTCTGTTGAGCACCGGCAGCCAGGGAGAGCCGGTCTCGGCCTTGTCCCGGCTCGCACTTGGGAAACATAAGGATTACAGTGTTGAAGCCGACGATGCCGTGATTTTCAGCGCCCGCGCCATCCCGGGCAACGAAACCCGGATTTCGCACCTCATCAATCACTTCTGCCGCCGCGGGGCCAAGATCTACAACGAAAACCACTCGATGGTGCACGTCTCGGGTCACGCCAGCCAGGAGGAGTTGAAGCTGATGCTGAATTTGATTCGCCCGCGCTTCTTCGTCCCCATTCATGGGGAATATCGCCAGCTTTTCAACCACGCCCTGATCGCAGAGGAAACCGGAGTGCCCTGGGAGCATATTCTTCTGGCCGAGACCGGGGACATCATCTCCTTGACTCCGGACGCGATCGGAGTGCAAGGCCGAGCTCCGGTCGGCAGAAGGCTGATCGACGCCGGCAGCCTCGCAGAACTGGACGAACTGGTCGTCAAAGACCGTCAGCACCTTTCTGAGGAGGGGGTGGTTCTTGCCGTGGTTCCTATTAACAAGGCAACAGGCCTCATCGAAGGCATGCCGGAGTTGGTGAGCCGCGGCCACATCCAGGAAGCGGGCGGGTCAGCCCTGATGGCCGAAGCCCGGCAGGTGATTCTCAGCACGGTCGAGGAGTGCAG
This window contains:
- a CDS encoding ribonuclease J; the protein is MTSEHVTDGEGIEVVALGGLGEFGMNMMAIRYRGNILIIDAGLMFPRDELLGVDLVIPDLSYILERRDEVRAVVLTHGHEDHIGALPFLLREIAVPVYGTPLTLGFARGRLAEQEVLDRADLRSIQPRDTIEIAGMTLEFLGVTHSVADAVGVALTTPLGTIVHTGDFKFDQSPPDQQLSDYARLSSLGDQGVLALFSDSTNSERPGYTPSESHVRQNLEQIFHITPGKIIVACFASSSHRIQIILDLAQDFGRKVVPVGRSMVQNVAISRELGYLSVPPDLLLSTQEAQHLPPEELVLLSTGSQGEPVSALSRLALGKHKDYSVEADDAVIFSARAIPGNETRISHLINHFCRRGAKIYNENHSMVHVSGHASQEELKLMLNLIRPRFFVPIHGEYRQLFNHALIAEETGVPWEHILLAETGDIISLTPDAIGVQGRAPVGRRLIDAGSLAELDELVVKDRQHLSEEGVVLAVVPINKATGLIEGMPELVSRGHIQEAGGSALMAEARQVILSTVEECSNEERVDAVVLSEMVRADLKRFFRKRTATRPMIVPVILEI